ACAGACCACCACGACCACACCACCGCCGACCGATCGCGGTCTGGAGGACCTGGACGCCGCGGCGCTGGCGTACGCGGCGCGGATCGCCGGCCTGCCACCGGAGCGTCGGGGGGAGGCGCGCGAGGACCTGGTCCGGTTCGCCCTGCCGTTCGCCGGCCGGCTGGCCCGCCGCTACCGGGGGCGGGGTGAGCCGCTGGAGGACCTGGAGCAGGTGGCCCGGCTCGGCCTGGTCAACGCCGTCGACCGGTACGACCCCGAACGGGGCTCGTTCACCGCGTACGCGGCGATCACCATCGTCGGGGAGATCAAGCGGCACTTCCGGGACCGGACCTGGGGGGTGCACGTGCCCCGCCGGCTGCGTGACCTGATCCTGGAGGTCGGCCAGGCGACCTCGGCGTTGACCAGTGAGCTGTCCCGGGCGCCGAGCGTGGCCGAGCTGGCGGCCCGGCTGGAGACGCCGGAGGAGGAGATCCTGGCCGCGCTGGAGTCGGCAGCCGGATACAGTCCGGCCTCGCTCAACGCGCCCGTCGGCGGGGAGAGTTCCGCCGAGTTCGGTGACCTGGTGGGGGAGTCGGACAGTGACCTGGAGTCGGTGGACGACCGGGTGACGATCAGCGGGCTGCTGCACCGGTTGCCCTGGCGGGAGCGGCGGATCCTGGCGATGCGCTTCTACGGCAACCAGACCCAGGCGGAGATCGCCGCCCGGTTCGGCATCTCCCAGATGCACGTCTCCCGGCTGCTGTCCCGGGCGCTGACCTGGTTGCGTCAGGCGATGCTCGCCGACACCCCGCCGCCGTGGCAGAACGGCGCCGCGGAGACGGAGACCGCCCGGAACCGGATCGTGGTCAAGCGCACCGCCGAGCGGACCGTGGTGGAGGTCGGGGGCGAGATCGACCGGGACGGCGCGGACCAGTTGCGCCGGACGATGCTGGAGGCGGTCGCCGGGCAGCCCCGCGAACTGGTGGTGGACCTGGACGGCGCGGGCGGGGTCGACGCCGGTGGCATCGCCGCCCTGGTGGCGGGCCGGGACGCGGCGATCCGTACCGGGGTGCCGGTGCGGCTGACCCGGGTCCAGCCGGCGGTGGGGCGGTCGCTGGCCGCCGCGGGTCTGCCCGCCCCCGTGGACGCCTGAACCGACGACGGCCGCCGGGCCGGCACCCCCTCGCGGGAGCGCCGGCCCGGCGGCCGTGGCGTGCCGGTCAGCGCCGCCCGGGGTCGTCGTCCGTGCCGTGCGGGTGACGCCACCGCTCGGGGGTGTCGGGATCCGCGCCGCCGGGTGGTTCGCTGTCGGGCGCGTCGGAGTGCGCGAAGCCGGGCCGGCGGACGTCCTCCGGCTCGGGTACCTCCACCGGGCGGGCACCGGACTGCGGGGCGGGCTGGTAGGCGACCGCCTCCCGGGCACCGTGCGCGCCCTCGGCCGCCGGTGACTCGGGGACGTGCCGTTCGTGGTGCAGCTCGTCGTGCAGTTCCTGCGGCGGTCGGGTGGTGCGTTGCGGCAGGTCCCGGCCGAGGTCGGCGACGAGCGGACCGTACTTCGCGTCGAAGGCGGGGCGTTCGGAGCGGATCCGGGGCATCCGGTCGAAGTTGCGCAGCGGCGGCGGGCAGGAGGTGGCCCATTCCAGCGAGTTGCCGAAGCCCCACGGGTCGTCCACCGTCACCAGCGCGCCGTACCGCCAGGACTTCCAGACGTTGTAGAGGAAGAACAGGGTGGACGCGCCGAGCACGAACGACCCGACGGTGGAGATCATGTTGAGCGTGGTGAAGCCGTCGCCGGGCAGGTAGTCGGCGTACCGCCGGGGCATGCCCTCGTCACCCAGCCAGTGCTGGACCAGGAAGGTGGCGTGGAAGCCGACGAACATGGTCCAGAAGTGCAGCTTGCCGAGCCGTTCGTCGAGCAGCCGGCCGGTCATCTTGGGGAACCAGAAGTAGACCCCGCCGAAGGCGGCGAAGACGATCGTGCCGAACAGCACGTAGTGGAAGTGCGCCACCACGAAGTACGAGTCGGTCACGTGGAAGTCCACCGGCGGGCTGGCCAGCAGCACCCCGGTCAGGCCGCCGAGCAGGAAGGTCACCAGGAACCCGACGGCGAAGAGCATCGGCGTCTCGAAGGTGAGCTGGCCCTTCCACATGGTGCCGATCCAGTTGAAGAACTTCACCCCGGTGGGCACCGCGATCAGGTAGCTGAGGAAGCTGAAGAACGGCAGCAGCACCTGACCGGTGGCGAACATGTGGTGCGCCCAGACGGTCATCGACAGCACGGTGATCGCGACCGTGGCCAGCACCAGACCGGTGTAGCCGAAGATCGGCTTGCGGCTGAAGACCGGGATGATCTCGGTGATGATGCCGAAGAACGGCAGCGCCACGATGTAGACCTCGGGATGGCCGAAGAACCAGAACAGGTGCTGCCAGAGCATCGGCCCGCCGGTCGCCGGGTCGTAGACGTGGGCGTCGAGCAGCCGGTCCGCGCCGAGGGCCAGCAGCGCCGCGGCCAGCAGCGGGAAGACCAGGATCACCAGGACGGCGGTGAGCAGCATGTTCCACGTGAAGATCGGCATCCGGAACATGGTCATGCCGGGGGCGCGCAGGGTCAGCGTGGTGGTGATCAGGTTGACCGCGCCGAGGATGGTGCCCAGCCCGGAGACGACCAGGCCGACCACCCACAGGTTCCCCCCGATGCCGGGGGAGTTCGTCGCGTCGCTGAGCGGGTTGTACGCCGTCCAGCCGAAGTCCGCCGCGCCGCCCGGGGTGAGGTAGCCGCCGACGACCATGGTGCCGCCGAACAGGTAGAGCCAGTACGCGAACGCGTTGAGCCGGGGGAACGCCACGTCCGGGGCGCCGATCTGTAACGGCACGACGTAGTTGCCGAAGGCGAACACCAGCGGGGTGGCGAAGAGCAGCAGCATGATCGTGCCGTGCATGGTGAAGGCCTGGTTGTACTGCTCCGGGGAGAGGAACTGCATCCCGGGCCGGGCCAGTTCGGCCCGGATCAGCAGGGCCAGCACCCCGCCGATCAGGAAGAACACGAACGACGTGACCAGGTAGAGCAGGCCGATCTGCTTGGCGTCGGTGGTGCCGAGCAGCCGCAGCAGCTTGTTCCCGGGCAGCGCCGGACGGACCGGGCCGGGGAAACCGCCGAACCGGGCCGGGGCGAGGATCGCCGGCCCCCGGTCCCGGGCCGGTTCCGTGGTTACCCGTCTGGGCATGGTTCTCTCACCCCGTCGTGACGACAGAAAGGACGGGCGCGACTACCCGCCCCACTGCCCATGTAACCAGGCGAGAGGGGGAATTTCGGTCAATTGGCCGGCAGGAGTGCCCAGACCACCTTGCCGTCGGCCAGCGGAGAGCTGCCCCAGCGCTGCGCCATCTCCCGGATCAGCAGCAGCCCCCGGCCGCCCTCGGCGGAGAGGCTCGGGCTGGCCTCGCGGGCCGCCGTCCGGCTGCCGTCGGCGACCGCCACCCGCAGGTACGGCTGGTGCAGGGTCAGCGTGATCCGCATCGGGGTGTGGGCGTGGCGCACCACGTTGCCGACCAGCTCGCTGAGCACCAGCGATGCCGGCTCGACCAGGTGCGGCACGTTCCACCGCGAACAGGCGTCCCCGACCAGCTCCCGGGCGCGTCGGCAGGCCCCCGCCACCGGCTCCAGCCGGGCCCGCAGCCGGGGCGCGGCGGCGGCCCCGGCCAGCCGGGTCGCCTCCGCGCAGTCCTGCCGCACCGGCACCACCCGACAGGCGGTGGAGGTGGCCAGCCAGGCCGCGGCGTCCGGCGGGGGAGAGCAGAGCACCACCGGCACGGCGGGCCAGTCGGCGGCCTGCCGTGCGGCGGCGGCGAACACCGACAGCGCCAGCCGGTCGGCGACGGTCACCCGGCCCAGGTCGACCACCAGCGCGTCCGGCAGGGTGGTCAGGCAGCGGTCCAGCACGGTGTGCACGGCGCGCATGGTCCCGAGGTCGAGCGCGCCGGCCAGGCGTACGACGGTCACCGGCGACTCGTCGTTGACCTCGCAGGTGATCCGGCTGACCATCGGCCCTCGATTCCGTTCGTGGTGCTCCGCAGGACCGCCAGGTACCCGCGACCCGGCGGGGCGAAACCGGGGCCGGCACCGCCCCGCCGCCGGGTACCCGCGGCTCAGGCGGCCCGGAGCTGCGGCAGTGCCGCCGAGGCCCGGACCGTCTCGTAGAGGGTGACGTACCTCTCGGCCATCACCGCCGGGGTGAACCGGGTGGCGGCCTCCCGCCGGCACTCGTCCGGGTCGATCCGGTGGGCCGCCAGCAGCAGCTCGCCCAGCTCCTCCTCGTCGTCGGTGAGCAGGCCGGTGCGCCCGTGCGTGATCAGCTCCGGCAGGCAGCCCCGCCGGGTCGCCACCACCGGCGTGCCCAACGCCAGCGACTCCACCACGGCCGTCCCGCCGGGCTCCTCCCAGCGCAGCGGGAACAACGACGCCCGCGCCCCGGCCAACAGATCGTCGCGCTCCCGGCCGGCCACCGTGCCGACCCAGCGCACCAGGTCACCGTCGACGTGCGGGGCGACCTGCTCGTGGAAGAAGCGCACGTCGGGGTTCTGCCGGGCTTCGTCGCCCGCCGCCGCCAGGTCCGCCGGCCGGTGGTACGGCCCGACCGGGCCGGCGAGCACCAACGGCACCCCGGTCCGGTGGGCCAGCCGGGCGCCGACGTCCTGGCCCTTGCCCGGGTTGATCCGGCCGAGAACGACCGCGTAGTCGCCCTTGGGTGGCCGGGGCGCCCGGTCGGCGTGCACGGCCAGCGGGGTCGACAGGTGCACGTGCCCGACCGAGTGTTCCCGCAGCGCCCGGGGTGCCCGGGCCAGTTGCGCGGCGGAGACGCCGTTGACCCGGACCCGCGTCCCGGCGTCGAGGTTGCCGTACAACTCGGGGTGTTTGGCCAGGTCCCAGTGCAGGGTGTGCAGCACCGGCGGGGCGGCCGGCCCCATCGCCGCGAGGGTGGCCAGCCCGACCGCCTCCACGTGGTCGTGCACCAGGTCGACGTCGTCCCGGCCGTGCACCTGCCGGACCACCCCGGCCAGGTGCGCCTGGGACACCCCGCACACCTGGTTGTACGGCCGTTGCAGGGCGGCGAACTGCCCGTCGTCGTAGACCGAGAACTTCTCGTCCACCGGCAGGGTGCTCGACCCCACCGAGGCGAGCACCACCTTCACCCCGAGCCGACGCAGCTCCGGCACCAGGGTGGCGATGACGTTCTCGATGCCGCCGTACCCGGGCGGGGGGACGGACAGCCACGGGCCGGCGTTCATCAGCACGGTGAGGCTCATGGTCGGGGTTTCCTCTCGGGGCGGGCGGAGTCTCGGGACGGTGTCCGACCGCTCGGGGGCGACGTCGGGTCGGTCGCGGCCGGGGAACCCCGGGCCGGACCAGCGTGGTCACGCGGCGGCCACCCGCCGGCGCGGCACCCGGGGCCGCAGGTCGGCGAGGGGCGGACGTTCCTGCACCGAGACGTCGTTGACGACGATCTCCCGGTCGAGGCTGGGCAGCGCCTCGGAGCCGCCCCGGCGGAACTGGGTCAGGGTGCCCGCCGGGCTGGTGCCCGGGGCGGCCCAGCCCCGCTGCTGCAACCGTGCCCAGGCGGTGTGCATGATCTGGGCGGACATCCGGCCCAGGGCCGCGGTGTCCTGGTGCCGGTGTTTGCGCTCGCCCAGGTCGACCTGGGCGAGCGCGTCCAGGCCGACCAGCTCCAGCAGGTCGATCAGCATGGCCGTCTCGACGCCGTAGCCGGTGACGAACGGCACCCGTTCCAGCACCGCGCGCCGGCCGGCGTACTCACCGGCGAGGGGCTGCACGAAGCCGGCCAGCTCCGGCCAGAACAGGTTCAGCAGCGGGCGGGCCATCAGCTCGGTCACCCGCCCGCCGCCGTCGGCCTCTACGCCGGCCGTGCCGACCAGCGGCCGGTGGTAGAAGCCCTTCACGAACTCGACGGTCGGGTCGACCAGCAACGGACCGATCAGACCGGTCACGAAGTGCGGCCGGAACTCGCGCAGGTCGGCGTCGACGAAGGCGACGACGTCACCGTCGGCGGCGGCGAGACCGGCCCAGAGCGCGTCGCCCTTGCCGGTCAGCCGGGGCAGGCCCCGGGTCATCTCGTCCTGGCCGACGACCTCCGCGCCGGCCGCGCGGGCCACCTGGGCGGTCCGGTCGGTGGACCGGGAGTCCACCACGATCAGTTCGTCGACCAGCGGCACCCGGTCCATCAGGTGTTCCCGGATCGTCGAGACGATCGCCCCGACGGTTGCCTCCTCGTTGCGGGCGGGCAGCACGACGCTGACCCGGTTCTCCCCCTTCGCCCTCATCAGCCGTCGTGTGGGCCAGTCCTGCGCCGACGTCGTCCGATAGGTGGCCCATGCCTCCACGACAGGTGAGACGGTCGGTTCTGTATCCCGCACTGGCAAACCCCCAGATCCATGGCGGAAAACCCGTATGTGGTTTTCCCATCCCCGCATTGCCGCTAACCGGATAATCCCTAACAGCTTGATCACATCGGTCCACCGCCCGGTTCCCGGCAGGTGAACGCTGTGTTGCGGACCCGCCCCGGGTTTTGCCGCCCCCCGTCGGGGGGAGTGCTGACGGCGTGGGTCGTGACCGCGTCGAGAGGGCCGAGGGAATGCGTACGTGCCGGGTGGGGCTGGTCGGGGCCGGCGGGGTGGCGCAACGCCACGCCCGAGTACTGGGGAGTTTTCCGGACGTGGACCTGATCGGCGTCACCGACGTCGCCCGGGAGGCGGCGACGGCCCTGGCCGACGCGCACTCCGCGCGGGTCTACGCCGACATCGACGAGCTGCTGGCCGCCGGCCCGGACGCGGTGTACGTGTGCGTCCCCCCGTTCGCCCATGGGCCGGTCGAGGAGGCGGTGATCGCGGCCGGCGTGCCGATGTTCGTGGAGAAGCCGGTGGCGGTCGACCTGGACACCGCCGAACGGGTCGCCGCCCTGGTCGAGCAGAAGGGTCTGCGCACCGCCGTCGGGCACCACTGGCGGTACCTGCACGTGGTGGAGCAGGCCCGGGAGCTGCTCGCCGACCGCCCGGTGCGGATGGTCAACGGGGCCTGGCTGGACAAGGTGCCCCCGGTGGCCTGGTGGGCGGTGCGGGACCGCTCCGGTGGCCCGGTCGTCGAGCAGGCCGCCCACGTGCTGGACCTGATCCGCGCCCTGGTCGGGGAGGTAGTCGAGGTCACCGCGTATGGCGACGGCAGCCCGCCCCCGGTCGACGGCGCCGATATCGACTCGGTGACCGCCGCCACCCTGCGCTTCGCCAACGGGGCGGTGGGCACCCTCGCCGCCGCCTGCGTGCTGGGCTGGAAGCACCGGGCCGGTCTGGAGATCCTCGCCGACGGGCTGGCCCTGTCGCTGGCCGAGGACGGCCTGACCGTGCGTGACGCCGACGGGGAACGCCACCTCCCGGCCGACCCGGACGGCGCCCGGGTCGCCGTGGACCGGGCCTTCGTCGACGCGGTCACCGGGGCCGGCGACGACATCCGGGTGCCGTACGCGGAGGCGCTGCGCACCCAGCGGCTGGCGGTCGCGGTCGCGCAGAGCGCCCGTACCGGCCGCAGCGTCACCCTGCCCACCGGCCCGGCCGCGCTCGCCCCGGCGACCGCTGACTTCCAGGCCGGCGGCGGGCACGGCGCACCGGCGTGGGTGGCCCTCGATGCGTGACACGGTGGTGGTGGTCAGCGGCCCCGGGCAGGTCGAGCTGGCCGAGCAGGAGGCCGGTGAGCTGGGCGACGGCGCGATCCGGGTACGGACCCGCTACAGCGGGGTCTCCGCCGGCACCGAGCTGAGCTTCGTCAAGGGCACCAACCCCTTCCTCAACGTCACCTTCGACGCCACCCTGGGCCTGTTCCGGCCGGGGACGGCCAGCGCGCCGTACCCGGTCACCCGGCTCGGCTACATGCAGGTCGGTGAGGTGGTGCAGAGCCGTACCCCGGCGATTGCCGTCGGCACCGTCGGCGCGATGACCTACGGCCACCGCACCGGCTACGTCGCCGACCCGCTGGCCGAACGGTTCGTGTTGCTCCCCGGGGACCTCGACCCGATGCTCGGCGTCTACGTGGCGCACATGGGGCCGATCTGCGCCAACGGCCTGCTGCACGCCGCGGCCGACCTGTGTGGCACCGACGTACGCTCGCTCGGCGACGGGGTGCGCGGCCGCCGGGTGGCGGTGGTCGGCGGTGGCGTGGTGGCCCTGCTCACCGCCCTGTTCGCCCGGCGGCACGGAGCCGCCTCGGTGGTGGTGCTCGACCCGACCCCGCAGCGCCGCCAGGTCGCCGAGGCGCTCGGCCTGGAAACCCTCGACCCGGAGGCCGACGATCCGGCGGTGCTGCTCAAGACCCGCTGGCACCACAGCGCGGGGGACCGGGGCGCGGACGTGGTGTTCCAGTGCCGGGGGCAGGCCTGGGCGCTGCACCTGGCGCTGCGCCTGCTGCGTCCCCAGGGCACCGTCATCGACCTGGCCTTCTACCAGGGCGGTGCGGAGGCCGTCCGGCTCGGTGAGGAGTTCCACCACAACGGTCTGTCGCTGCGGTGTGCCCAGATCGGCCGGGTTCCCCGGGGCCTCGCCCCGGCCTGGGACCGGGAGCGGCTCTCCGCCGAGACGATCGACCTGCTGCACCGGTACGGCGACCTGATGCGTAAGCACCTGATCTCCGCGGTGGTCCCGTTCGCCGAGGCCCCGGCCCTGCTCACCGACCTGGCCGAACGCCGCCGCCAGGAACTCCAGGTCGTCCTCACCTGCTGACTTGCGTCCCACCTGATGATCGCCTTGCGGCGTGTCGTCCCGCCTGGTTCGGAGTGCTTCATGATCACTTTGCGATATGAAGCACTCTTTCCCGCTGCTCGTGTTGTTGCGGCCACGGTGCCTCATGATCACTTTGCAGAATGAAGCACTCCTCCCGGCGTGTCGTCTTCATTTCGGCAAGGTGATCATCGGGCGCGATGTCGGGTCGGCGATGCGGTGGAGCCTGTGGGAGCCGGCGCGGGGAGCGGCGGGTCAGATCGGTGCTCCGGTCGGGGGGGTGAGCTGGTTGCCCGGTAGGCGTCCCCGTCGTGGGGCCGGTGCGCGCTGGTTGGTGCGCCGGATCGGCGGGGTGCCGGACGTCCGTGGGCGGGGTGCCGGTGGGGTGGGGGCGGGCAGCCAGTGCAGGCCGTCGCGGCGGACGTACAGCTCGCGGCGCCGGACCGCTTGATGGGCGGCGTCCAGTTGGTACGCGGTGATCCACACCCATCCCTGGTAGGTGTGCCGGTCGGTCAGCTCGCGGATGACCCGTACCGTGATCGGCTGGGTGAACTGCGGTGACGCGGTGCGGGTCAGGAGCAGCACGTCACCCGCCCGGAGCGGACGGTGGTTCGTCGGGGGCGGTGCGGGCGTCGGGGTGCCGGGCCTTGGTGCCGGATGACGGTGCTGTACGTGGTCGTGCTGCGGCATGGTGGCGTCCTGTCCCTCGGGTGTGGAGGGTGGGGCCGCCCGCCCCTCGTCGTGCGGCCCCACCCGACAGGCGTCGCCGCTGGTGCTGGACCGGAACGGCGGCGTCGTCCTGCCGCCCAGCTTGCCGAGAGTGTCTAGACAATCACACAGCGTTGTGCTAATTCTTGCGGACAGTTGCATTGTTCGGGGAGGGAAAAGGCATGAATCACGCGTTTGTCGAAGCGCTCGCCGAGGCGGGATACACCGCCGAGAGCCTGGCGGG
Above is a window of Micromonospora rifamycinica DNA encoding:
- a CDS encoding SigB/SigF/SigG family RNA polymerase sigma factor — translated: MFGQTTTTTPPPTDRGLEDLDAAALAYAARIAGLPPERRGEAREDLVRFALPFAGRLARRYRGRGEPLEDLEQVARLGLVNAVDRYDPERGSFTAYAAITIVGEIKRHFRDRTWGVHVPRRLRDLILEVGQATSALTSELSRAPSVAELAARLETPEEEILAALESAAGYSPASLNAPVGGESSAEFGDLVGESDSDLESVDDRVTISGLLHRLPWRERRILAMRFYGNQTQAEIAARFGISQMHVSRLLSRALTWLRQAMLADTPPPWQNGAAETETARNRIVVKRTAERTVVEVGGEIDRDGADQLRRTMLEAVAGQPRELVVDLDGAGGVDAGGIAALVAGRDAAIRTGVPVRLTRVQPAVGRSLAAAGLPAPVDA
- the ctaD gene encoding aa3-type cytochrome oxidase subunit I; the protein is MPRRVTTEPARDRGPAILAPARFGGFPGPVRPALPGNKLLRLLGTTDAKQIGLLYLVTSFVFFLIGGVLALLIRAELARPGMQFLSPEQYNQAFTMHGTIMLLLFATPLVFAFGNYVVPLQIGAPDVAFPRLNAFAYWLYLFGGTMVVGGYLTPGGAADFGWTAYNPLSDATNSPGIGGNLWVVGLVVSGLGTILGAVNLITTTLTLRAPGMTMFRMPIFTWNMLLTAVLVILVFPLLAAALLALGADRLLDAHVYDPATGGPMLWQHLFWFFGHPEVYIVALPFFGIITEIIPVFSRKPIFGYTGLVLATVAITVLSMTVWAHHMFATGQVLLPFFSFLSYLIAVPTGVKFFNWIGTMWKGQLTFETPMLFAVGFLVTFLLGGLTGVLLASPPVDFHVTDSYFVVAHFHYVLFGTIVFAAFGGVYFWFPKMTGRLLDERLGKLHFWTMFVGFHATFLVQHWLGDEGMPRRYADYLPGDGFTTLNMISTVGSFVLGASTLFFLYNVWKSWRYGALVTVDDPWGFGNSLEWATSCPPPLRNFDRMPRIRSERPAFDAKYGPLVADLGRDLPQRTTRPPQELHDELHHERHVPESPAAEGAHGAREAVAYQPAPQSGARPVEVPEPEDVRRPGFAHSDAPDSEPPGGADPDTPERWRHPHGTDDDPGRR
- a CDS encoding ATP-binding protein, translating into MVSRITCEVNDESPVTVVRLAGALDLGTMRAVHTVLDRCLTTLPDALVVDLGRVTVADRLALSVFAAAARQAADWPAVPVVLCSPPPDAAAWLATSTACRVVPVRQDCAEATRLAGAAAAPRLRARLEPVAGACRRARELVGDACSRWNVPHLVEPASLVLSELVGNVVRHAHTPMRITLTLHQPYLRVAVADGSRTAAREASPSLSAEGGRGLLLIREMAQRWGSSPLADGKVVWALLPAN
- a CDS encoding glycosyltransferase, whose product is MSLTVLMNAGPWLSVPPPGYGGIENVIATLVPELRRLGVKVVLASVGSSTLPVDEKFSVYDDGQFAALQRPYNQVCGVSQAHLAGVVRQVHGRDDVDLVHDHVEAVGLATLAAMGPAAPPVLHTLHWDLAKHPELYGNLDAGTRVRVNGVSAAQLARAPRALREHSVGHVHLSTPLAVHADRAPRPPKGDYAVVLGRINPGKGQDVGARLAHRTGVPLVLAGPVGPYHRPADLAAAGDEARQNPDVRFFHEQVAPHVDGDLVRWVGTVAGRERDDLLAGARASLFPLRWEEPGGTAVVESLALGTPVVATRRGCLPELITHGRTGLLTDDEEELGELLLAAHRIDPDECRREAATRFTPAVMAERYVTLYETVRASAALPQLRAA
- a CDS encoding glucosyl-3-phosphoglycerate synthase — translated: MRDTEPTVSPVVEAWATYRTTSAQDWPTRRLMRAKGENRVSVVLPARNEEATVGAIVSTIREHLMDRVPLVDELIVVDSRSTDRTAQVARAAGAEVVGQDEMTRGLPRLTGKGDALWAGLAAADGDVVAFVDADLREFRPHFVTGLIGPLLVDPTVEFVKGFYHRPLVGTAGVEADGGGRVTELMARPLLNLFWPELAGFVQPLAGEYAGRRAVLERVPFVTGYGVETAMLIDLLELVGLDALAQVDLGERKHRHQDTAALGRMSAQIMHTAWARLQQRGWAAPGTSPAGTLTQFRRGGSEALPSLDREIVVNDVSVQERPPLADLRPRVPRRRVAAA
- a CDS encoding Gfo/Idh/MocA family protein, coding for MRTCRVGLVGAGGVAQRHARVLGSFPDVDLIGVTDVAREAATALADAHSARVYADIDELLAAGPDAVYVCVPPFAHGPVEEAVIAAGVPMFVEKPVAVDLDTAERVAALVEQKGLRTAVGHHWRYLHVVEQARELLADRPVRMVNGAWLDKVPPVAWWAVRDRSGGPVVEQAAHVLDLIRALVGEVVEVTAYGDGSPPPVDGADIDSVTAATLRFANGAVGTLAAACVLGWKHRAGLEILADGLALSLAEDGLTVRDADGERHLPADPDGARVAVDRAFVDAVTGAGDDIRVPYAEALRTQRLAVAVAQSARTGRSVTLPTGPAALAPATADFQAGGGHGAPAWVALDA
- a CDS encoding zinc-dependent alcohol dehydrogenase, with protein sequence MRDTVVVVSGPGQVELAEQEAGELGDGAIRVRTRYSGVSAGTELSFVKGTNPFLNVTFDATLGLFRPGTASAPYPVTRLGYMQVGEVVQSRTPAIAVGTVGAMTYGHRTGYVADPLAERFVLLPGDLDPMLGVYVAHMGPICANGLLHAAADLCGTDVRSLGDGVRGRRVAVVGGGVVALLTALFARRHGAASVVVLDPTPQRRQVAEALGLETLDPEADDPAVLLKTRWHHSAGDRGADVVFQCRGQAWALHLALRLLRPQGTVIDLAFYQGGAEAVRLGEEFHHNGLSLRCAQIGRVPRGLAPAWDRERLSAETIDLLHRYGDLMRKHLISAVVPFAEAPALLTDLAERRRQELQVVLTC